From the genome of Carassius gibelio isolate Cgi1373 ecotype wild population from Czech Republic chromosome B10, carGib1.2-hapl.c, whole genome shotgun sequence, one region includes:
- the fam89b gene encoding leucine repeat adapter protein 25: MNGFQSSPADCPAGSVCSIEGLPPLPKGLSGILNSSGGSWRDIEKVYSKRTRIQADISKSRVSDCPDRSKPASLDAALAVLRKEMVGLRQLDMSLLCQLWSLYESIQEYKGAFQDISSSLCESSFNTENGYSEDEEEEDEDEHERESGETLLSLPQPTQNSRDQWIKDSFHIPI, from the exons ATGAACGGGTTTCAGTCCAGTCCAGCGGACTGTCCGGCTGGAAGCGTCTGCTCTATTGAAGGCTTGCCTCCGTTACCTAAAGGACTGAGCGGTATCCTGAACTCGAGCGGGGGATCCTGGAGGGACATCGAGAAGGTCTACAGCAAGAGGACGCGCATCCAGGCGGACATCAGCAAGTCCAGAGTGAGCGACTGTCCTGACCGCAGTAAACCAGCGAGCCTTGACGCAGCGCTGGCCGTGCTGCGCAAAGAGATG GTTGGACTTCGACAGTTAGACATGTCACTGCTGTGTCAGTTGTGGTCTCTATATGAGTCCATACAGGAATACAAAGGAGCATTCCAGGACATCTCTTCTTCCCTGTGCGAGAGCTCCTTCAACACCGAAAATGGTTATTctgaagatgaagaggaggaagatgaagatgaacaTGAAAGAGAGAGTGGGGAGACGCTGTTGTCCCTTCCTCAGCCCACTCAAAACTCTCGAGACCAGTGGATCAAAGACTCCTTCCACATCCCCATTTAA